The Streptomyces nitrosporeus genome includes a window with the following:
- the rodA gene encoding rod shape-determining protein RodA encodes MAGFSVSRYAPERSAWAKLTARDSVVRRLDWPLLGSALALSFAGSLLVWSATRNRDSLTHGDPYYFLFRHVLNTGIGLALMIGTIWLGHRTLRGAVPVLYGLSVVLVVAVLTPLGATVNGAHAWILLPGGFSLQPSEFTKITIILGMAMLLAARVDAGDQLHPDHRTVAKALGLALVPMAVVMLMPDLGSVMVMAVIVLGVLLASGASNRWIFGLLGAGTAGALAVWQLGVLDDYQIARFAAFANPALDPAGVGYNTNQARIAIGSGGLTGTGLFQGSQTTGQFVPEQQTDFVFTVAGEELGFVGAGLIIVLLGVVLWRACRIARETTELYGTIVAAGIIAWFAFQSFENIGMTLGIMPVAGLPLPFVSYGGSSMFAVWVAIGLLQSIRVQRPMSA; translated from the coding sequence ATGGCAGGCTTCTCCGTCTCCCGCTACGCCCCCGAACGCTCCGCCTGGGCCAAGCTCACCGCCCGCGACTCCGTCGTCCGGCGGCTGGACTGGCCCCTGCTCGGCTCCGCGCTCGCGCTGTCCTTCGCCGGGTCGCTGCTGGTCTGGTCGGCGACCCGCAACCGGGACTCGCTGACCCACGGCGACCCCTACTACTTCCTCTTCCGGCACGTCCTGAACACCGGCATCGGCCTGGCGCTGATGATCGGCACCATCTGGCTCGGGCACCGCACCCTGCGGGGCGCGGTCCCGGTCCTCTACGGCCTCTCGGTCGTCCTCGTCGTGGCGGTCCTCACCCCGCTGGGCGCCACCGTCAACGGCGCGCACGCCTGGATCCTCCTTCCCGGTGGCTTCTCCCTCCAGCCCTCCGAGTTCACCAAGATCACGATCATCCTGGGGATGGCGATGCTGCTCGCCGCCCGCGTCGACGCGGGCGACCAGCTCCACCCCGACCACCGCACGGTCGCCAAGGCGCTCGGCCTGGCACTCGTCCCGATGGCCGTCGTCATGCTGATGCCCGACCTCGGCTCCGTCATGGTCATGGCCGTCATCGTGCTCGGGGTGCTGCTGGCCTCCGGGGCGTCCAACCGCTGGATCTTCGGACTCCTCGGGGCCGGCACCGCGGGCGCCCTGGCCGTCTGGCAGCTCGGCGTGCTCGACGACTACCAGATCGCCCGCTTCGCCGCCTTCGCCAACCCCGCCCTCGACCCGGCCGGCGTCGGCTACAACACCAACCAGGCCCGGATCGCCATCGGTTCCGGCGGACTCACCGGCACCGGCCTCTTCCAGGGCTCGCAGACCACCGGCCAGTTCGTCCCCGAACAGCAGACCGACTTCGTCTTCACCGTCGCGGGGGAGGAGCTGGGCTTCGTCGGCGCCGGGCTGATCATCGTGCTGCTCGGTGTCGTCCTGTGGCGCGCCTGCCGCATCGCCCGCGAGACCACCGAGCTGTACGGCACGATCGTCGCCGCCGGCATCATCGCCTGGTTCGCCTTCCAGTCCTTCGAGAACATCGGGATGACCCTCGGCATCATGCCGGTGGCCGGCCTGCCGCTGCCCTTCGTCTCGTACGGCGGGTCGTCGATGTTCGCCGTATGGGTGGCGATCGGGCTGCTCCAGTCGATCCGGGTGCAACGGCCCATGTCGGCCTGA
- a CDS encoding CYTH and CHAD domain-containing protein, which produces MADSKREIERKYEATPDTRLPDLTGVAGVAAVAPRGVFELDAVYYDTDDLRLAAGSLTLRRRTGGEDAGWHLKFPVRADTRDEIRAPLSDTLPPALASLVRSRVRGRPVAPAARVLSTRDVHHLLDGNGLLLAEVSIDEVLAERLTARGRGTTSTWTEIEVELADDGDPALLDAVGDRLCEAGVRPARSASKLARALAGTAPREEREQRPGTAAPRTAGDHVLAYLREQADALVTLDPAVRRDLPDSVHHMRVATRRLRSALRTYRAVLGRAATDPVREELKWLAAELGVDRDREVLDARLRSRIAELPGTLVLGPVRARLDLSSAARRAGARSRVLEALDSERHLALLESLEDLLADPPLRPRAAKAPGKVLPRAVLKEHARLAARVGHALELPPGPDRDTALHEARKTAKRVRYAAEAARPALGKPAKKVAARTKKVQKALGDHQDSVVARDALRTLAAQAHGAGESAFTWGLVYGHEEAAAGERERELPGVWARAAEPGLRAAQEH; this is translated from the coding sequence ATGGCGGACTCGAAACGTGAGATCGAGCGGAAGTACGAAGCCACCCCGGACACCCGGCTGCCCGACCTGACCGGGGTGGCCGGGGTCGCGGCCGTCGCCCCCCGGGGCGTCTTCGAGCTGGACGCCGTGTACTACGACACGGACGACCTCAGACTCGCCGCCGGCTCGCTCACCCTGCGGCGCCGGACCGGGGGAGAGGACGCCGGATGGCACCTCAAGTTCCCGGTCCGCGCCGACACCCGCGACGAGATCCGGGCCCCGCTCTCCGACACCCTGCCGCCCGCCCTCGCCTCGCTGGTCCGCTCCCGCGTCCGCGGCCGGCCGGTCGCCCCCGCCGCCCGCGTCCTGTCCACCCGCGACGTCCACCACCTCCTCGACGGGAACGGCCTGCTGCTCGCCGAGGTGAGCATCGACGAGGTGCTCGCCGAACGTCTGACCGCCCGGGGGCGCGGCACCACCTCCACCTGGACCGAGATCGAGGTCGAACTCGCCGACGACGGCGACCCGGCCCTCCTCGACGCCGTCGGGGACCGTCTGTGCGAGGCCGGTGTACGCCCCGCCCGCTCGGCCTCCAAACTGGCCAGGGCCCTGGCCGGCACCGCCCCCCGGGAGGAACGGGAACAGCGGCCCGGGACCGCCGCCCCGCGCACCGCCGGCGACCACGTCCTCGCCTACCTGCGCGAGCAGGCCGACGCCCTCGTCACCCTCGACCCCGCCGTGCGCCGGGACCTGCCCGACAGCGTCCACCACATGCGGGTCGCCACCCGCAGACTCCGCAGCGCCCTGCGGACGTACCGCGCGGTGCTCGGCCGGGCCGCCACCGACCCGGTGCGCGAGGAGCTGAAATGGCTCGCCGCCGAACTGGGCGTCGACCGCGACCGGGAAGTCCTGGACGCACGGCTCCGCAGCAGGATCGCGGAACTGCCCGGCACCCTGGTCCTCGGCCCGGTGCGGGCCCGGCTGGACCTCTCCTCCGCCGCCCGGCGCGCCGGAGCGCGGAGCCGGGTTCTGGAGGCGCTGGACTCGGAACGCCACCTGGCCCTGCTGGAGTCGCTGGAGGACCTTCTCGCCGATCCGCCGCTGCGGCCCCGCGCGGCGAAGGCCCCCGGGAAGGTCCTGCCGCGCGCGGTACTGAAGGAGCACGCACGCCTGGCCGCCCGCGTCGGCCACGCCCTGGAACTGCCGCCGGGCCCGGACCGTGACACGGCCCTGCACGAGGCCCGCAAGACCGCCAAACGGGTCCGCTACGCGGCCGAGGCCGCCCGGCCCGCCCTCGGCAAGCCCGCCAAAAAAGTCGCCGCACGGACGAAGAAGGTCCAGAAGGCCCTCGGCGACCACCAGGACAGCGTCGTGGCCCGCGACGCCCTCCGCACCCTCGCCGCCCAGGCACACGGCGCCGGCGAGTCCGCGTTCACCTGGGGTCTCGTGTACGGACACGAGGAGGCGGCCGCCGGGGAACGGGAACGCGAACTGCCCGGGGTGTGGGCCCGCGCGGCGGAGCCCGGTCTGCGGGCGGCGCAGGAGCACTGA
- a CDS encoding TIGR03960 family B12-binding radical SAM protein, whose amino-acid sequence MSAESVFPQLEALLPHVQKPIQYVGGELNSTVKPWDECDVRWALMYPDAYEVGLPNQGVMILYEVLNERDGVLAERTYSVWPDLEALMREHRVPQFTVDSHRPVGAFDVFGLSFSTELGYTNMLTALDLAGIPLEAKDRTVDHPIVLAGGHAAFNPEPIAEFIDCAVIGDGEQAVLEVTEIIRAWKAEGRPGGREEVLLRLAKTGGVYVPGFYDVEYLPDGRIGRVVPNRSGVPWRVSKHTVMDLDEWPYPKQPLVPLAETVHERMSVEIFRGCTRGCRFCQAGMITRPVRERSITGIGEMVDKGLKATGFEEVGLLSLSSADHTEIGEIAKGLADRYTEDKIGLSLPSTRVDAFNVDLANELTRNGRRSGLTFAPEGGSERMRKVINKMVSEEDLIRTVATAYGNGWRQVKLYFMCGLPTETDEDVLQIGDMAVNVIAKGREVSGQNDIRCTVSIGGFVPKPHTPFQWAPQLGAEETDARLAKLRDKIRGDKKYGRSIGFRYHDGKPGIVEGLLSRGDRRVGSVIREVYESGGRFDGWREHFSYDLWMKSAGKTLPEFGVDVDWYTTRERTYEEVLPWDHLDSGLDKDWLWEDWQDALDETEVEDCRWTPCFDCGVCPQMDTSIQIGPTGKKLLPLTVVK is encoded by the coding sequence ATGTCTGCCGAGTCGGTCTTCCCGCAGCTCGAAGCTCTGCTCCCGCATGTGCAGAAGCCCATCCAGTACGTCGGCGGTGAGCTGAACTCCACCGTCAAACCGTGGGACGAATGCGACGTCCGCTGGGCCCTCATGTACCCGGACGCCTACGAGGTCGGGCTCCCCAACCAGGGCGTCATGATCCTCTACGAGGTACTCAACGAGCGGGACGGCGTCCTCGCCGAGCGGACGTACAGCGTCTGGCCCGACCTCGAGGCGCTGATGCGCGAGCACCGGGTGCCCCAGTTCACCGTGGACAGCCACCGCCCCGTCGGCGCGTTCGACGTGTTCGGGCTGAGCTTCTCCACCGAGCTCGGCTACACCAACATGCTCACGGCACTGGACCTCGCGGGCATCCCGCTGGAGGCGAAGGACCGTACCGTCGACCACCCGATCGTGCTCGCGGGCGGCCACGCGGCGTTCAACCCGGAGCCGATCGCGGAGTTCATCGACTGCGCGGTCATCGGCGACGGGGAACAGGCCGTCCTGGAGGTCACCGAGATCATCCGCGCCTGGAAGGCCGAAGGCCGGCCCGGAGGCCGGGAGGAGGTGCTGCTCCGCCTGGCGAAGACCGGCGGCGTGTACGTCCCCGGCTTCTACGACGTGGAGTACCTCCCCGACGGCCGCATCGGCCGGGTCGTGCCCAACCGGTCGGGCGTGCCGTGGCGGGTGTCCAAGCACACCGTGATGGACCTCGACGAGTGGCCGTACCCCAAGCAGCCCCTCGTGCCGCTGGCCGAGACCGTCCACGAGCGGATGTCCGTCGAGATCTTCCGCGGCTGCACCCGCGGCTGCCGTTTCTGCCAGGCCGGCATGATCACGCGCCCCGTGCGGGAGCGAAGCATCACCGGCATCGGCGAGATGGTCGACAAGGGACTCAAGGCCACCGGCTTCGAGGAGGTCGGGCTGCTCTCGCTGTCCTCCGCCGACCACACCGAGATCGGTGAGATCGCCAAGGGACTGGCCGACCGCTACACCGAGGACAAGATCGGCCTCTCGCTGCCCTCCACCCGCGTCGACGCGTTCAACGTGGACCTGGCCAACGAGCTGACCCGCAACGGCCGCCGGTCCGGCCTCACCTTCGCCCCCGAGGGCGGCTCCGAGCGCATGCGCAAGGTCATCAACAAGATGGTCTCGGAGGAGGACCTGATCCGGACCGTCGCCACCGCCTACGGCAACGGCTGGCGCCAGGTGAAGCTGTACTTCATGTGCGGCCTGCCCACCGAGACCGACGAGGACGTCCTCCAGATCGGCGACATGGCGGTCAACGTCATCGCCAAGGGCCGCGAGGTGTCCGGCCAGAACGACATCCGCTGCACCGTCTCCATCGGCGGCTTCGTGCCCAAGCCGCACACCCCCTTCCAGTGGGCCCCCCAGCTGGGCGCGGAGGAGACCGACGCCCGGCTCGCCAAGCTCCGCGACAAGATCCGCGGCGACAAGAAGTACGGCCGCTCCATCGGCTTCCGCTACCACGACGGCAAGCCCGGCATCGTCGAGGGCCTGCTCTCCCGGGGCGACCGCCGTGTCGGCTCCGTCATCCGCGAGGTCTACGAGTCCGGCGGCCGCTTCGACGGCTGGCGCGAGCACTTCAGCTACGACCTGTGGATGAAGAGCGCCGGGAAGACGCTGCCGGAGTTCGGCGTGGACGTCGACTGGTACACCACCCGTGAGCGGACCTACGAGGAGGTCCTGCCCTGGGACCACCTGGACTCCGGCCTCGACAAGGACTGGCTCTGGGAGGACTGGCAGGACGCCCTCGACGAGACCGAGGTCGAGGACTGCCGCTGGACGCCGTGCTTCGACTGCGGGGTGTGCCCGCAGATGGACACCAGCATCCAGATCGGCCCCACCGGCAAGAAACTGCTGCCGCTCACCGTCGTGAAGTAA
- a CDS encoding TIGR03936 family radical SAM-associated protein: protein MQRIRLRYTKRGRLRFTSHRDFQRAFERALRRSEVPMAYSAGFTPHPKVSYANAAPTGTGSEAEFLEIALTEARDPAVLRALLDASLPDGLDITDAVEARTPGLADRLTASVWELRLDRVAVEDARKAVDAFMAAGTVEVQRRAKNGMRTFDARAAVVELQALDPQPDRPGDTPCAILRLVVRHETPAVRPDDVLSGLRAVADLAPPVPAAVTRLAQGLFDEESGTVTDPLAPDREAAPAVSTQADPAAVATVPEGAGSA from the coding sequence GTGCAGCGCATCCGACTGCGCTACACCAAGCGGGGCCGCCTCCGGTTCACCAGTCACCGAGACTTCCAGCGTGCCTTCGAGCGGGCGCTGCGCCGCTCCGAGGTGCCCATGGCCTACTCGGCGGGCTTCACCCCGCACCCCAAGGTCTCGTACGCCAACGCCGCCCCTACCGGTACGGGCAGCGAGGCCGAGTTCCTGGAGATCGCCCTCACCGAGGCACGCGACCCCGCCGTCCTGCGCGCGCTGCTCGACGCGTCGCTGCCCGACGGCCTCGACATCACCGACGCCGTCGAGGCCCGCACCCCGGGCCTCGCCGACCGGCTCACCGCCTCCGTGTGGGAACTGCGGCTGGACCGGGTCGCCGTCGAGGACGCGCGCAAGGCCGTCGACGCCTTCATGGCCGCCGGAACCGTCGAGGTCCAGCGCCGGGCGAAGAACGGCATGCGCACCTTCGACGCCCGTGCCGCGGTCGTCGAACTGCAGGCCCTTGATCCACAGCCTGATAGGCCCGGGGACACGCCCTGTGCGATACTGCGGCTGGTTGTGCGGCACGAGACACCCGCCGTGCGACCCGACGACGTCCTGTCCGGTCTCCGAGCTGTGGCCGACCTGGCGCCGCCGGTCCCCGCAGCGGTGACCAGGCTGGCGCAGGGGCTCTTCGACGAGGAGTCCGGCACGGTGACCGACCCGCTCGCGCCCGACCGCGAGGCAGCCCCGGCCGTCAGTACGCAGGCCGACCCGGCCGCCGTCGCGACGGTGCCCGAGGGTGCGGGTTCCGCGTAA